The genomic DNA CCCGCGCCGAGCTGCTGGACCAGGTCTGGGGTTACGGCCATGATGGCTACGAGCACACCGTCAACACGCACATCAATCGCCTGCGCAACAAGATCGAAGCGGACTCGGCCAATCCGAAGCAGATCCTCACGGTATGGGGCCGCGGCTACAAGCTGGTGGGCACCACCGGAGGTGACGCGTGACGCTTCGGCTGCGGCTGTGGCAGAAACTGGCGGCGGTGTTCGCCGCGCTGCTGGTGCTGTGCAGCCTGGCGCTGCTGGGCATGCAGATGCGCATGGCGCTGCGGCATGAGCAGGAAGTGGTGCAGCGCCTGTCGCTGGGGCTGGCCGCGCACATCGCCCAGCGCAGCGAGCTGATGGACCAGGCGGGCATGCGCGAACTGGAAGTGCGCGCGCTGTTCGGCCAGCTGATGGCGGTCAATCCCAGCGTCGAGGTGTATCTGCTGGACGAGCAGGGCCGCGTGCTGGGCCATGACGCACCGAGTGGCCATCTGCATCGCGACAAGGTGGACCTGGCGCCGCTGAAAGCGCTGCTGGCCGGCGGGGCACTGCCGATCCTCGGCGACGACCCGCGCAGTGCCAGCGGACGCAAGGTCTTCAGCGTGGCGCCGCTGGTGGTGCAGGGCAAACCAGCAGGCTATGTCTACGTGGTGCTGGTGGGTGAACAGCGGCAGATGCTGGCGGATGACCTGGCCAGCAGCAGCCAGTGGCGCACCACGCTGTGGTCGGTGGTGCTGGTTGCGGTGCTGGGCATGCTGGCCGGACTGGTGGCGTTCTATTGGGTGACGCGGCCGCTGCGTGAGTTGACCCGGCGCATTCAATCGTTCGACATCGATGCCCCCACGGAGCTGCCTGCGCTGCCCGCGCTGCGCGGTGACGAGCGCGACGAACTGCTGATTCTGGAGCACGCACACGCACAGATGGCCCACCGACTTGGTGAGCAGTGGCAGCAACTGCGTCAGCAGGACCTGCAGCGACGCGAGATGGTTGCCAACATTTCCCATGACCTG from Stenotrophomonas sp. 169 includes the following:
- a CDS encoding ATP-binding protein, which translates into the protein MTLRLRLWQKLAAVFAALLVLCSLALLGMQMRMALRHEQEVVQRLSLGLAAHIAQRSELMDQAGMRELEVRALFGQLMAVNPSVEVYLLDEQGRVLGHDAPSGHLHRDKVDLAPLKALLAGGALPILGDDPRSASGRKVFSVAPLVVQGKPAGYVYVVLVGEQRQMLADDLASSSQWRTTLWSVVLVAVLGMLAGLVAFYWVTRPLRELTRRIQSFDIDAPTELPALPALRGDERDELLILEHAHAQMAHRLGEQWQQLRQQDLQRREMVANISHDLRTPLASLHGYLETLAMKEATLSVEERRRYLAIALSQSAKVGGLARALFELARLEHGQVQLQWEVFALPELLQDVLQKFELSAEAKQQRLDASFPQGLPLVRADVGLVERVLTNLIDNALRHTPEGGHVQVRLFAAPDHVRVQVSDNGPGVDPALRATLFHAPAALGPRRGENGGLGLLIVQRVVQLHGHDIRLLDTEQGATFEFALPRAKPAG